A window from Chryseobacterium phocaeense encodes these proteins:
- a CDS encoding glycosyltransferase family 4 protein: protein MKEIKSVLIVTREYKCSQGPKVGGTGVFYKNLSAELVKRGISVHVFLISKYAFTAEEDGVKIISIKDIFKANPFLELVRSFTGKIKALEQVHFNTYISEKKKISNTISAWIKKNNLHFDIAETHDFDGLALAIPEHIPYVIRCHGSWSVLEKYFGYKKVHKGRIFCEQRAFKQSKNIITISKYNETINKSLFAIKDPKLIYNGIDEKFYRPVHNAEIIPHSVFYLGNVSFEKGADTLINAFIKLKLNYPDASLHFIGNPNHYPAYVSENIQDPETRTSIHFHGNKSGAEIVQLISQAEAVCFPSKGENFSLSLLEVMAMQKPVICSAIDSFKEIIEESVNGLIATEENFHEKIGFIFEDDDLRDRLALNARKLIESKFGIDKMVDETIRYYQEII from the coding sequence ATGAAAGAAATAAAAAGTGTGCTGATCGTTACCCGGGAATATAAGTGTTCGCAGGGCCCTAAAGTAGGAGGTACAGGTGTATTTTACAAAAACCTTTCTGCAGAACTGGTAAAAAGAGGCATTTCCGTACATGTATTTCTCATCTCAAAATATGCATTCACCGCTGAAGAAGATGGCGTAAAGATCATATCCATCAAAGACATTTTTAAAGCCAATCCTTTTCTTGAGCTTGTCCGGTCGTTTACAGGAAAGATAAAAGCCCTGGAACAGGTTCATTTCAACACCTATATTTCTGAGAAGAAAAAAATATCCAATACCATAAGCGCCTGGATCAAGAAGAACAATCTTCATTTTGATATTGCGGAAACCCATGACTTCGACGGACTGGCACTTGCCATTCCTGAACATATTCCGTACGTGATCAGATGCCACGGCTCCTGGTCTGTGCTGGAAAAATATTTTGGCTATAAAAAAGTTCACAAAGGAAGAATTTTCTGTGAACAGCGGGCTTTTAAACAATCAAAAAATATCATTACGATATCTAAATATAATGAGACGATCAACAAAAGCCTTTTCGCCATTAAAGATCCTAAGCTCATTTATAACGGTATTGACGAAAAATTCTACAGGCCGGTACACAATGCAGAGATCATTCCTCATTCTGTTTTCTATTTGGGAAATGTTTCTTTTGAAAAAGGAGCAGATACCCTGATTAATGCTTTTATTAAGCTTAAGCTGAATTATCCTGATGCATCGCTTCATTTCATAGGAAATCCCAACCACTACCCTGCCTATGTATCTGAGAACATTCAGGATCCTGAAACCAGGACTTCAATTCATTTTCACGGGAATAAATCAGGAGCGGAAATTGTACAGCTGATCAGCCAGGCAGAGGCGGTATGCTTCCCCTCCAAAGGTGAAAATTTTAGCTTATCTTTGCTCGAGGTAATGGCAATGCAAAAACCAGTGATATGTTCGGCGATCGATTCTTTCAAAGAAATCATAGAAGAATCTGTTAACGGCCTGATCGCTACAGAAGAAAACTTTCATGAGAAAATAGGCTTTATTTTCGAAGATGATGATCTCAGAGACCGATTAGCATTGAATGCCAGGAAGTTAATAGAATCAAAATTCGGGATTGATAAGATGGTGGATGAAACCATACGCTATTACCAGGAAATCATATAG
- a CDS encoding glycosyltransferase family protein: MKICLISFDFWHYDEHIVEKLSDKGIQACHINIGAFTHKNTGERLKNTFSKIFLGKNPKYHKRQSFILESLEKIGKQDQILVINPEAIEESIHKKIREYADRNIAYLYDSMARNPATHLLHYFDTIFSFDDNDVKKFGFEKITNYNYLDHIPAEQQNPELDLFYITSYDQKRLSALNMLINRIYSMKIKFEVYMVGKKGWKNKLNQIIDQKNIDILKFGIKKIPHEVLPEYYKNTKVILDLMRANQTGLSFRIFEAMALEKKIITDNPTIKTYDFYNPKNILVLDKNFRNIKKDFFNTPYEKLPKEVYDKYTLDHWVNTVFKLNA; encoded by the coding sequence ATGAAAATTTGTTTAATCAGCTTCGATTTCTGGCACTATGATGAACACATCGTGGAAAAACTGAGTGATAAAGGCATTCAGGCCTGCCATATCAACATCGGAGCCTTTACCCACAAAAATACTGGTGAACGTTTGAAAAACACTTTCAGCAAGATTTTTCTGGGTAAAAACCCGAAATATCATAAAAGACAAAGTTTCATACTGGAATCTCTGGAAAAAATAGGAAAGCAGGACCAGATTCTGGTGATCAATCCCGAAGCGATTGAAGAAAGCATTCATAAAAAGATCAGGGAATATGCAGACCGCAATATTGCCTACCTCTATGACAGCATGGCCAGAAACCCTGCGACCCATCTTCTGCACTATTTTGATACAATATTTTCCTTTGATGATAATGATGTAAAAAAATTCGGATTTGAAAAGATCACGAATTATAATTATCTCGATCATATTCCCGCCGAACAGCAAAATCCGGAGCTGGATCTGTTCTACATTACTTCTTATGATCAGAAAAGACTTTCAGCATTAAACATGCTGATCAACAGAATATACTCCATGAAAATAAAATTTGAGGTATATATGGTGGGGAAAAAGGGCTGGAAAAATAAGCTGAACCAGATTATCGATCAAAAGAACATCGATATTCTAAAATTCGGAATAAAAAAAATACCTCATGAGGTGCTGCCAGAGTATTATAAGAATACAAAAGTTATTCTTGACCTGATGCGTGCCAACCAGACCGGGCTCAGCTTCAGAATATTTGAGGCCATGGCCCTGGAAAAGAAAATCATCACGGATAATCCTACCATTAAAACCTACGATTTTTATAATCCTAAAAATATACTGGTTCTGGATAAGAACTTCCGTAACATAAAAAAAGATTTTTTCAACACCCCATACGAAAAACTGCCGAAAGAAGTTTATGATAAGTATACCCTTGACCATTGGGTGAACACAGTATTTAAACTGAATGCATGA
- a CDS encoding glycosyltransferase family 4 protein produces MPKKILIDAERLKYPKSGIANVCVSLIKGLDDKESDFDYTFYGPKKNIPQTKKNFTVIDWKFWQKKIPVNTGKFDLIHTAHQLSDYFHHIRKGQKKIVTLHDLNFLHDNSSENKMNKSKKLVQKNIGNADAVVCISEFVKDDFIKNKALFTLKDKVKLEVIYNGLIFPETTDFSSKNSYSFIGEKYILNIGVLFPKKNQEVLLDLISKNDRHLVLVTSSAKSAYKEKFLEKIKTLGLENRVHILENVDNNEKYYLLQHCESYCHPSLAEGFGIPPVEAMYFGKPVFLSRLTSLPEIGGDLAFYFDDFSAEHMQQVYTSGMQMYDSQRDELALQLKKRALKFGYLEMAGAYEKLYRELLN; encoded by the coding sequence ATGCCAAAGAAAATTCTTATTGATGCTGAAAGATTAAAGTACCCGAAGTCGGGAATTGCGAACGTATGTGTTTCATTAATAAAGGGTCTGGATGATAAAGAGTCTGATTTTGACTATACTTTTTACGGCCCCAAAAAAAATATTCCGCAGACAAAAAAAAACTTTACGGTTATCGACTGGAAATTCTGGCAAAAGAAAATTCCTGTTAATACCGGGAAATTTGATCTCATCCATACAGCACACCAGCTTTCCGATTATTTTCATCATATCAGAAAAGGACAGAAGAAAATAGTAACGCTTCATGATCTTAATTTTTTACATGACAACAGCTCTGAAAATAAGATGAACAAAAGTAAAAAACTTGTTCAGAAGAACATTGGGAATGCGGATGCTGTAGTCTGTATATCGGAATTTGTAAAAGATGATTTTATTAAGAATAAGGCACTTTTTACTTTGAAAGACAAGGTTAAACTGGAGGTCATTTACAATGGACTGATCTTTCCGGAAACTACAGATTTCAGTTCAAAGAACAGCTACAGCTTTATTGGTGAAAAATACATCCTGAATATCGGGGTGCTTTTTCCAAAAAAGAACCAGGAAGTGCTGCTGGACCTTATCTCGAAAAATGACAGACATCTTGTGCTGGTTACTTCTTCTGCAAAGTCTGCCTACAAAGAAAAGTTTTTAGAGAAGATCAAAACACTGGGATTGGAAAACAGGGTACATATCCTGGAAAATGTGGATAACAATGAAAAATATTATCTTCTTCAACACTGTGAATCGTACTGTCATCCATCATTGGCAGAGGGCTTCGGGATTCCGCCTGTAGAAGCTATGTATTTCGGCAAACCCGTTTTTCTAAGCAGGCTGACGAGCCTTCCGGAAATCGGGGGAGATCTTGCTTTTTACTTTGATGATTTCTCTGCAGAGCATATGCAGCAGGTATATACCTCCGGGATGCAGATGTATGATTCGCAAAGGGATGAATTGGCTTTACAATTAAAGAAAAGAGCTCTGAAATTCGGCTATCTGGAGATGGCGGGTGCCTACGAAAAGCTTTACCGCGAACTGTTGAATTAA
- a CDS encoding polysaccharide deacetylase family protein encodes MFRFVKRSLGFSKSDSVRILMYHKVLPEKEISGKDFMTVSAEDLEKQFQYIKNRYNTVFFNDLSSCCQLKKKLILTFDDGYLNNLKYLVPLLEKYRLKATIFIPTGLIPNHETGTDRQMMTFEEIRSLNPEYVEIALHSHAHRNYSQISLKEAEDDIHENIRTLEENAISFTRVLAYPYGKFPKKGEQKKAFFSILENAGITSAVRIGNNIDYYPWKNKFEIKRIDIKGCDSFNIFKWKLRFGKIKL; translated from the coding sequence ATGTTCAGATTTGTTAAAAGGTCACTTGGGTTTTCAAAATCCGACAGTGTCCGCATCCTTATGTATCACAAAGTTCTTCCGGAGAAAGAGATCTCAGGCAAAGATTTTATGACGGTCTCTGCAGAAGACCTGGAAAAACAGTTTCAGTATATTAAAAATCGTTATAATACCGTATTTTTCAATGATCTGAGCAGCTGTTGCCAGCTTAAAAAAAAGCTGATTCTTACTTTTGATGACGGTTATCTCAACAATCTTAAGTACCTGGTTCCACTGTTGGAAAAATACCGGCTTAAGGCTACCATCTTTATTCCAACCGGACTAATCCCGAATCATGAAACAGGGACAGACCGGCAGATGATGACATTTGAGGAAATCAGATCACTTAATCCTGAATATGTAGAGATTGCCCTGCACAGCCATGCTCACAGAAACTATTCCCAGATTTCCCTCAAAGAAGCAGAAGACGATATTCATGAAAATATCCGCACTCTGGAAGAAAATGCGATTTCTTTTACCCGGGTACTTGCGTATCCTTATGGTAAATTCCCCAAGAAAGGAGAACAGAAAAAAGCTTTTTTTTCTATACTTGAGAATGCAGGAATCACTTCTGCCGTACGTATTGGTAACAATATCGACTATTATCCGTGGAAAAATAAATTCGAGATCAAGAGGATTGATATTAAAGGCTGTGACAGTTTTAATATTTTTAAATGGAAATTAAGGTTCGGAAAGATCAAGCTTTAA
- a CDS encoding glycosyltransferase family 2 protein translates to MKLSVCYIVLNGERIIEKSINSIHEIADEIIVVDSFSTDKTKEICTGFPKVKFIQKKFHGFGCQKNYTLSEASGEWILFLDSDEVPDKTAVQAIKDVLNSAHPPYNVYEIHFNNILLKKTIKYGGWGNVWRERFFKKGHGKYTDDLVHECFLTQDKKGKLPGNIDHYTYKSIAHHIEKINSYTQLMAEKKISSGKSVFILKIIFAPFFDFMKTYFFKLGFLDGVAGFYISITGAFYTFLKYIKINELMKFK, encoded by the coding sequence ATGAAGTTATCAGTCTGTTATATTGTTTTAAATGGGGAAAGAATCATTGAGAAAAGCATCAATAGTATTCATGAAATAGCTGACGAGATCATTGTCGTTGATTCTTTTTCCACAGACAAAACCAAAGAGATCTGTACCGGATTTCCGAAGGTAAAATTTATCCAGAAAAAATTTCACGGCTTCGGCTGTCAGAAAAACTATACCCTGTCTGAAGCTTCGGGAGAATGGATTCTGTTCCTGGATTCTGATGAGGTTCCGGACAAAACTGCTGTACAGGCAATTAAAGATGTTCTAAACAGTGCTCATCCTCCCTATAATGTTTATGAAATCCACTTCAACAATATCCTGCTGAAAAAAACCATTAAATATGGTGGTTGGGGTAATGTATGGAGAGAAAGGTTCTTCAAAAAAGGTCATGGAAAGTATACCGACGATCTGGTGCATGAATGTTTTTTAACACAGGACAAAAAAGGGAAATTACCCGGAAACATTGACCATTACACCTATAAAAGTATTGCCCATCATATTGAAAAAATCAACAGCTATACCCAGCTGATGGCGGAAAAAAAGATTTCCAGCGGAAAATCCGTTTTTATTTTGAAGATCATTTTTGCGCCTTTTTTTGATTTCATGAAGACTTATTTCTTCAAATTAGGTTTTTTGGATGGGGTTGCCGGATTTTACATTTCAATCACAGGGGCATTTTACACCTTTCTGAAATACATAAAAATCAATGAGCTGATGAAATTCAAATAA